In the genome of Coregonus clupeaformis isolate EN_2021a chromosome 1, ASM2061545v1, whole genome shotgun sequence, one region contains:
- the LOC121536539 gene encoding pleckstrin homology domain-containing family A member 1 isoform X5 produces the protein MPYVDRQNRICGFLDIEENENSGKFLRRYFILDTREGSLVWYMDNPQNLPKGAENVGSLKLTYISKVSDATKLRPKAEFCFVINAGMRKFYLQANDQQDLVEWVNVLNNATKITVPKSGDGQPSAEMPQEGLGAMKQISYKTEIIGGVPIITATQEQGDGGQNGAERGGQRKAHSQLPYFLGRGAQDQALIKAGYCVKQGAVMKNWKRRYFLLEENAVSYFKSDLEREPLRVIPLKEVHKVQECKQSDLMQRDNLFEVVTSSRTFYMQSDSPEEMHSWIKAISGAIVAQRGPGRSAASRVKCDSEILTFPKSTATTPPPAPLPPSTAAATTGDPPPLARPSRQSHPTPSPRGARALTWDSQDFMGLLPWRGHPGAPPPPRSRLSLQETPRLSK, from the exons ATGCCTTACGTGGATCGGCAGAACCGGATCTGTGGCTTCCTGGACATTGAGGAGAATGAGAACAGCGGCAAGTTCCTCCGACGCTACTTCATCCTGGACACCAGGGAGGGTAGCCTGGTGTGGTACATGGACAACCCACAG AACCTGCCCAAAGGAGCTGAAAATGTTGGCTCCCTCAAACTCACCTACATCTCCAAG gTGAGTGATGCCACAAAGCTGCGACCAAAGGCGGAGTTCTGCTTCG tcatCAATGCTGGTATGAGGAAGTTCTACCTCCAGGCCAATGATCAGCAGGATCTGGTAGAGTGGGTCAACGTGCTCAACAACGCCACCAAGATCACA GTGCCAAAGTCGGGGGATGGCCAGCCCAGTGCAGAGATGCCCCAGGAGGGGCTGGGTGCCATGAAGCAGATCTCCTATAAGACAGAGATCATAGGTGGAGTACCCATCATCACTGCCACACAG GAGCAGGGCGACGGGGGGCAGAACGGAGCAGAGCGGGGGGGCCAGCGGAAGGCCCACAGCCAGCTGCCCTACTTCCTGGGGCGAGGGGCACAGGACCAGGCGCTCATCAAGGCTGGATACTGTGTCAAGCAGGGAGCCGTG ATGAAGAACTGGAAGAGGAGATACTTCTTACTGGAGGAGAACGCGGTCAGCTACTTTAAGTCAGACCTG gagaggGAGCCTCTGCGTGTGATCCCGCTGAAAGAGGTTCACAAAGTTCAGGAGTGCAAACAGAG TGACTTAATGCAGAGGGACAATCTATTTGAAGTCGTCACTAGCTCAAGGACCTTCTACATGCAG TCGGACAGTCCAGAAGAGATGCACAGCTGGATCAAGGCCATCTCAGGAGCAATTGTGGCCCAGCGGGGGCCTGGACGCTCAGCTGCCTCT AGAGTAAAATGTGACAGTGAGATTCTAACATTCCCCAA GAGCACAGCGACCACTCCACCACCAGCACCCCTTCCACCTTCTACTGCAGCAGCAACCACGGGGGACCCCCCGCCCCTCGCTCGCCCGTCCAGGCAGAGCCACCCTACCCCCAGCCCCAGGGGGGCCCGGG
- the LOC121536539 gene encoding pleckstrin homology domain-containing family A member 1 isoform X4, translated as MPYVDRQNRICGFLDIEENENSGKFLRRYFILDTREGSLVWYMDNPQNLPKGAENVGSLKLTYISKVSDATKLRPKAEFCFVINAGMRKFYLQANDQQDLVEWVNVLNNATKITVPKSGDGQPSAEMPQEGLGAMKQISYKTEIIGGVPIITATQEQGDGGQNGAERGGQRKAHSQLPYFLGRGAQDQALIKAGYCVKQGAVMKNWKRRYFLLEENAVSYFKSDLEREPLRVIPLKEVHKVQECKQSDLMQRDNLFEVVTSSRTFYMQSDSPEEMHSWIKAISGAIVAQRGPGRSAASMRQARRLSNPCIQRSTATTPPPAPLPPSTAAATTGDPPPLARPSRQSHPTPSPRGARALTWDSQDFMGLLPWRGHPGAPPPPRSRLSLQETPRLSK; from the exons ATGCCTTACGTGGATCGGCAGAACCGGATCTGTGGCTTCCTGGACATTGAGGAGAATGAGAACAGCGGCAAGTTCCTCCGACGCTACTTCATCCTGGACACCAGGGAGGGTAGCCTGGTGTGGTACATGGACAACCCACAG AACCTGCCCAAAGGAGCTGAAAATGTTGGCTCCCTCAAACTCACCTACATCTCCAAG gTGAGTGATGCCACAAAGCTGCGACCAAAGGCGGAGTTCTGCTTCG tcatCAATGCTGGTATGAGGAAGTTCTACCTCCAGGCCAATGATCAGCAGGATCTGGTAGAGTGGGTCAACGTGCTCAACAACGCCACCAAGATCACA GTGCCAAAGTCGGGGGATGGCCAGCCCAGTGCAGAGATGCCCCAGGAGGGGCTGGGTGCCATGAAGCAGATCTCCTATAAGACAGAGATCATAGGTGGAGTACCCATCATCACTGCCACACAG GAGCAGGGCGACGGGGGGCAGAACGGAGCAGAGCGGGGGGGCCAGCGGAAGGCCCACAGCCAGCTGCCCTACTTCCTGGGGCGAGGGGCACAGGACCAGGCGCTCATCAAGGCTGGATACTGTGTCAAGCAGGGAGCCGTG ATGAAGAACTGGAAGAGGAGATACTTCTTACTGGAGGAGAACGCGGTCAGCTACTTTAAGTCAGACCTG gagaggGAGCCTCTGCGTGTGATCCCGCTGAAAGAGGTTCACAAAGTTCAGGAGTGCAAACAGAG TGACTTAATGCAGAGGGACAATCTATTTGAAGTCGTCACTAGCTCAAGGACCTTCTACATGCAG TCGGACAGTCCAGAAGAGATGCACAGCTGGATCAAGGCCATCTCAGGAGCAATTGTGGCCCAGCGGGGGCCTGGACGCTCAGCTGCCTCT ATGCGTCAGGCCCGTCGGCTGTCGAACCCTTGTATACAGAG GAGCACAGCGACCACTCCACCACCAGCACCCCTTCCACCTTCTACTGCAGCAGCAACCACGGGGGACCCCCCGCCCCTCGCTCGCCCGTCCAGGCAGAGCCACCCTACCCCCAGCCCCAGGGGGGCCCGGG
- the LOC121536539 gene encoding pleckstrin homology domain-containing family A member 1 isoform X3, whose product MPYVDRQNRICGFLDIEENENSGKFLRRYFILDTREGSLVWYMDNPQNLPKGAENVGSLKLTYISKVSDATKLRPKAEFCFVINAGMRKFYLQANDQQDLVEWVNVLNNATKITVPKSGDGQPSAEMPQEGLGAMKQISYKTEIIGGVPIITATQEQGDGGQNGAERGGQRKAHSQLPYFLGRGAQDQALIKAGYCVKQGAVMKNWKRRYFLLEENAVSYFKSDLEREPLRVIPLKEVHKVQECKQSDLMQRDNLFEVVTSSRTFYMQSDSPEEMHSWIKAISGAIVAQRGPGRSAASMRQARRLSNPCIQRYTFRNGECSTSTATTPPPAPLPPSTAAATTGDPPPLARPSRQSHPTPSPRGARALTWDSQDFMGLLPWRGHPGAPPPPRSRLSLQETPRLSK is encoded by the exons ATGCCTTACGTGGATCGGCAGAACCGGATCTGTGGCTTCCTGGACATTGAGGAGAATGAGAACAGCGGCAAGTTCCTCCGACGCTACTTCATCCTGGACACCAGGGAGGGTAGCCTGGTGTGGTACATGGACAACCCACAG AACCTGCCCAAAGGAGCTGAAAATGTTGGCTCCCTCAAACTCACCTACATCTCCAAG gTGAGTGATGCCACAAAGCTGCGACCAAAGGCGGAGTTCTGCTTCG tcatCAATGCTGGTATGAGGAAGTTCTACCTCCAGGCCAATGATCAGCAGGATCTGGTAGAGTGGGTCAACGTGCTCAACAACGCCACCAAGATCACA GTGCCAAAGTCGGGGGATGGCCAGCCCAGTGCAGAGATGCCCCAGGAGGGGCTGGGTGCCATGAAGCAGATCTCCTATAAGACAGAGATCATAGGTGGAGTACCCATCATCACTGCCACACAG GAGCAGGGCGACGGGGGGCAGAACGGAGCAGAGCGGGGGGGCCAGCGGAAGGCCCACAGCCAGCTGCCCTACTTCCTGGGGCGAGGGGCACAGGACCAGGCGCTCATCAAGGCTGGATACTGTGTCAAGCAGGGAGCCGTG ATGAAGAACTGGAAGAGGAGATACTTCTTACTGGAGGAGAACGCGGTCAGCTACTTTAAGTCAGACCTG gagaggGAGCCTCTGCGTGTGATCCCGCTGAAAGAGGTTCACAAAGTTCAGGAGTGCAAACAGAG TGACTTAATGCAGAGGGACAATCTATTTGAAGTCGTCACTAGCTCAAGGACCTTCTACATGCAG TCGGACAGTCCAGAAGAGATGCACAGCTGGATCAAGGCCATCTCAGGAGCAATTGTGGCCCAGCGGGGGCCTGGACGCTCAGCTGCCTCT ATGCGTCAGGCCCGTCGGCTGTCGAACCCTTGTATACAGAGGTATACATTCCGCAATGGTGAATGCAGCAC GAGCACAGCGACCACTCCACCACCAGCACCCCTTCCACCTTCTACTGCAGCAGCAACCACGGGGGACCCCCCGCCCCTCGCTCGCCCGTCCAGGCAGAGCCACCCTACCCCCAGCCCCAGGGGGGCCCGGG